The proteins below are encoded in one region of Brachyspira intermedia PWS/A:
- a CDS encoding permease prefix domain 1-containing protein: MIDDFCNELKNKYPNTQKIRDQIEELRNYLYMKSEEYINDSKEEAFKKALKSFGDVDSLLEELSKDTKIVNKYRLYLFVGTIDIVIVAFLSLLLCFISLKNNYISFFSYINNSLIASIFFIISGIISIFYL, from the coding sequence ATGATAGATGATTTTTGTAATGAATTAAAAAATAAATACCCTAATACTCAAAAAATTAGAGATCAAATTGAAGAACTTAGAAATTATTTATATATGAAAAGCGAAGAATATATAAATGATTCTAAAGAAGAAGCTTTTAAAAAGGCACTTAAATCTTTCGGAGATGTAGATTCACTTCTTGAGGAATTATCAAAGGATACAAAAATAGTTAATAAATACAGATTATATTTATTTGTTGGTACTATTGATATTGTTATTGTGGCTTTTTTAAGTTTATTATTATGCTTTATATCTTTAAAAAATAATTATATATCATTTTTTTCTTATATAAATAATTCATTGATTGCCAGCATATTTTTTATCATTTCTGGAATAATTAGTATTTTTTACTTATAG
- a CDS encoding ABC transporter ATP-binding protein codes for MIRCESISKIYKTKDYNITANKNISLEIKDGEIVWVAGVSGAGKSTLLHILSSIDIPTSGSVYWNDNEVSKLSDKERSSFRLSNIGLILQSLELLKTQSVFDNVALPLKFLNESSSNINKKVNEILENLKIDNLKKKKPEQLSGGQKQRVAIARALVSEAPYIFGDEISANLDTETSKFIYEYIRNTIKKRNGIGFFISHDELIEDYADKKYIMRDGGIILNI; via the coding sequence ATGATAAGATGTGAGAGTATTTCAAAGATATATAAAACTAAAGATTATAATATAACAGCAAATAAAAATATTAGTTTAGAAATAAAAGACGGAGAAATTGTATGGGTGGCTGGAGTTTCCGGAGCTGGTAAAAGTACGCTTCTTCATATATTATCGAGTATAGACATTCCGACTTCAGGTTCTGTTTATTGGAATGATAATGAGGTGTCAAAATTAAGCGATAAAGAAAGAAGCAGTTTCAGGCTTTCAAATATAGGGCTCATTTTACAGTCGCTTGAGCTTTTGAAAACTCAGAGTGTATTTGATAATGTTGCTTTACCTCTTAAGTTTTTAAATGAAAGTTCTTCTAATATAAATAAAAAAGTTAATGAAATATTAGAAAACTTAAAAATAGATAATTTAAAAAAGAAGAAACCGGAACAGCTTTCAGGAGGACAGAAACAGAGAGTTGCAATTGCTAGGGCATTAGTAAGCGAAGCACCTTATATATTCGGCGATGAGATTAGTGCGAATTTGGATACTGAAACGAGCAAATTTATTTATGAATATATAAGAAATACTATAAAGAAAAGAAACGGTATAGGATTTTTTATTTCGCATGATGAATTGATAGAAGATTATGCAGACAAAAAATATATTATGAGGGATGGAGGAATAATACTCAATATATAG
- a CDS encoding ABC transporter permease, with protein sequence MKTIFKLTMKKAIRDPFLIFWSIFFPLVIVISLGLFFKMESYTVHILTAMSCVSVLAYSFMTTSFNVLSQRRRGVYNLLKVTPLPLYKYIISLSCAWVIISIISCLFVFFVCALFFKLEFSFASILLFLPVIILASLLYIFISFFVSSLVKNNETASILYNIILMASMFLSDGYYSLYNAPNIVKILSKLNIFQYFLNAFRGAFYFDFHAYFIGIAVLLVCLIIALMLAVNTFRYADK encoded by the coding sequence ATGAAAACGATATTTAAACTCACAATGAAAAAAGCTATAAGAGATCCTTTTCTTATATTTTGGTCTATATTCTTTCCTTTGGTGATAGTTATATCATTGGGACTTTTTTTCAAAATGGAAAGCTATACCGTGCATATACTTACCGCTATGAGCTGTGTGAGTGTGCTTGCCTATTCCTTTATGACTACAAGTTTTAATGTGCTTAGTCAGAGAAGGAGAGGAGTTTATAATTTACTTAAAGTAACGCCTCTTCCTTTATACAAATATATTATAAGTTTATCATGTGCTTGGGTGATAATATCTATTATAAGCTGTTTATTTGTATTTTTTGTATGTGCTTTATTTTTTAAATTGGAATTTTCTTTTGCTTCTATACTTTTATTTTTGCCTGTAATTATATTGGCTTCTTTGCTTTATATATTTATAAGCTTCTTTGTTTCTAGTCTGGTTAAAAATAATGAAACTGCAAGCATATTATATAATATTATTTTGATGGCTTCTATGTTTTTGAGTGACGGATATTATTCTTTATACAATGCTCCAAATATAGTGAAAATTTTAAGTAAATTAAATATTTTCCAGTATTTTTTGAATGCCTTTAGAGGTGCTTTTTATTTTGATTTTCATGCATATTTTATTGGAATAGCTGTACTTTTAGTATGTTTAATAATTGCTTTGATGCTTGCCGTTAATACTTTCAGATACGCTGATAAATAA
- a CDS encoding streptolysin S family TOMM toxin has product MIKYSSKVRTTCSLKSQSVVLTPGGCCCSCCCSCCVNVTTTTNN; this is encoded by the coding sequence ATGATTAAATATTCTTCTAAAGTACGAACAACATGTTCTCTAAAAAGCCAATCTGTTGTATTGACTCCTGGAGGATGTTGCTGTTCTTGTTGTTGTTCTTGCTGCGTTAACGTAACAACTACAACTAACAATTAA
- a CDS encoding bifunctional metallophosphatase/5'-nucleotidase: MFKRLHIILLLSLILLFSYSCSNSTVKKTGNTGNLTIIHMNDTHGKDEEERVVNKDVTNYMYGAARRASYIKQVKATNDNVLILHAGDTITGSIYSTVFQGRDEVDIMNMIGVDAATVGNHFVDFGLSNFTEIMKERKFPTLSLNIKNKADNSYYATPYIVTNVNGLNVAIIGVTTTDSVYSPKNIVDLIFEEEIKSLKDFLKQTPLNTTNDVTILLSHVGYEGDKKIAEAIPNTFDIIIGGHSHTELDKADVVNGTPIVQAGSYGHYLGHINFNVNNGIVDKNNLDYKLVAMDQTIEQDKDMLAFIDEMKGTVDKEFNVRVGTLPMDLAHDGIRSNSMPIGNFACDLVKDSYENVDIVMINSGNLRSVLKSGDITLGNIQNEFAPFDNEVIIVSLNGKDVLDMIKLSGQKRGNGGFLQYSKGMEVKYTANGELISAKLNGEDISEAKDYSVILSDFVFDGGDGYVDAENNPIGRKGKNVVHTGNDIRDALIAKIKEFNNIPADYIDQNPRVIFE; encoded by the coding sequence ATGTTTAAAAGATTGCATATTATTTTGTTATTATCTTTGATTCTTTTGTTTTCATATTCATGTTCTAATTCTACTGTAAAGAAAACAGGAAATACAGGTAATTTAACTATAATACATATGAATGATACACATGGAAAAGATGAGGAAGAGAGAGTTGTTAATAAAGATGTAACTAATTATATGTATGGAGCTGCTAGAAGAGCTTCATATATAAAACAGGTAAAAGCCACTAATGATAATGTATTAATTCTTCATGCTGGAGATACTATCACTGGAAGTATTTATTCTACAGTATTTCAGGGAAGAGATGAAGTTGATATTATGAATATGATTGGTGTTGATGCTGCTACTGTTGGAAATCATTTTGTAGATTTTGGACTTAGTAATTTTACAGAGATAATGAAAGAAAGAAAATTTCCTACACTTTCTTTAAATATAAAAAATAAAGCAGATAATAGTTATTATGCCACTCCATATATAGTTACAAATGTGAATGGACTTAATGTAGCAATTATTGGTGTAACAACAACTGATTCAGTTTATAGCCCTAAAAACATTGTAGATTTAATATTTGAAGAAGAAATTAAATCATTAAAAGATTTTCTAAAACAAACACCGCTTAATACTACTAATGATGTTACAATATTACTTAGTCATGTAGGTTATGAAGGTGATAAAAAAATTGCTGAAGCTATACCTAATACATTTGATATAATAATAGGTGGACATAGTCACACTGAATTAGATAAAGCAGATGTTGTTAATGGTACTCCTATAGTTCAGGCTGGTTCTTATGGACATTATTTAGGACATATTAATTTTAATGTTAATAATGGCATAGTAGATAAAAATAATTTGGACTATAAATTAGTAGCTATGGATCAGACAATAGAGCAGGATAAGGATATGCTTGCATTTATTGATGAGATGAAAGGTACAGTTGACAAAGAATTTAATGTTAGAGTAGGAACTTTACCTATGGATTTAGCTCATGACGGAATAAGATCCAATTCTATGCCTATAGGAAATTTTGCATGTGATTTAGTAAAAGATTCTTATGAAAATGTTGATATTGTAATGATTAATTCTGGAAATTTAAGATCTGTATTAAAATCAGGTGATATTACTTTAGGAAATATACAGAATGAATTTGCTCCTTTTGATAATGAAGTTATTATAGTTTCATTGAATGGAAAAGATGTGCTTGATATGATAAAACTTTCAGGTCAAAAGAGAGGAAATGGAGGATTCTTACAGTATTCTAAAGGTATGGAAGTAAAATACACAGCAAACGGAGAGTTAATATCAGCTAAATTGAATGGAGAGGATATAAGCGAGGCTAAAGATTACAGTGTTATTTTATCAGATTTTGTATTTGACGGCGGAGATGGATATGTTGATGCTGAGAACAATCCTATAGGAAGAAAAGGAAAAAATGTTGTTCATACAGGAAATGATATAAGAGATGCTTTAATAGCAAAGATTAAAGAATTTAATAATATACCTGCTGATTATATTGATCAAAATCCAAGAGTGATATTTGAATAA
- a CDS encoding ABC transporter ATP-binding protein produces the protein MEILISARNIEKKFNNNVILKNVNFDIHKGEIIALVGPNGSGKTTLINILLGILKADKGELKINIDNYKKHIGVQLQSTPFFEGYSVRDNILMFSALYDIKMSNEEIESITKKYGLNPKTPAIKLSGGEQKKLAIMIATMQNPDLLIFDEPTASLDPRERYNVKNMLLELAKNNKTILFTSHDLEEVEDLASKIVFLYKGEILESGSKEELLNKYNFDSLEKLYLHITNY, from the coding sequence ATGGAAATATTGATTAGTGCTAGAAATATAGAAAAGAAATTTAATAATAATGTTATTTTGAAAAATGTTAATTTTGATATACATAAAGGTGAAATAATAGCACTTGTAGGCCCTAATGGTTCAGGCAAAACAACATTAATCAATATATTATTAGGAATATTAAAAGCTGATAAAGGCGAATTAAAAATAAATATAGATAATTATAAAAAGCATATAGGAGTTCAGCTTCAGTCCACGCCGTTTTTTGAGGGCTACAGTGTAAGAGATAATATATTAATGTTTTCAGCACTTTACGATATAAAAATGAGTAATGAAGAAATAGAAAGCATTACAAAAAAATACGGACTTAATCCAAAAACTCCAGCTATAAAACTTTCGGGAGGTGAACAGAAAAAACTTGCTATAATGATAGCTACTATGCAAAATCCGGACTTACTTATATTTGATGAGCCTACTGCGAGCTTGGATCCTAGAGAAAGGTATAATGTTAAAAACATGTTATTAGAGCTTGCTAAAAATAATAAAACTATACTTTTTACTTCTCATGATTTAGAGGAAGTTGAGGACCTTGCGAGTAAAATAGTATTTTTATATAAAGGGGAGATATTAGAAAGCGGCAGCAAAGAAGAACTTTTAAATAAATATAATTTTGACAGTTTGGAGAAACTTTACCTGCATATTACTAATTATTAA
- a CDS encoding ABC transporter substrate-binding protein, which translates to MKKKLFAVFMLIAIVANAQTVNLSRFDTNYYHKYKGQNLSVNVYNWGEYISDGSDGSLDVNKLFEELTGVKVNYSTFASNEEMYVKLKVGGIQYDVIIPSDYMIERLIKENLVRKLNFKNIPAHTNIANRFKNLPFDPTGEYSLAYTWGVTGIIYNKSLVTESEDMIDWKILFDKKYQGQILMYYNPRDAFGIAQAYLGYSLNTTNESELRECAKLLKTQKPLVQSYVMDEMYDKMEAGEAAIGVYYAGDSLTMIDNNPDLNFVIPKKGANLFVDSICIPASSGAPELAEMYINFLSEPEIALANIEFINYASPNDGAIAIMSDETRNNRIIYPDQTTLDNCEVYITLPDETNILMEDLWNEILSNDNTYKGWVIPVALGVIVLLCVVIIVLKKMKRREN; encoded by the coding sequence ATGAAAAAGAAACTTTTTGCAGTTTTTATGTTAATTGCTATAGTAGCAAATGCACAAACTGTTAATTTAAGCAGATTTGATACTAACTATTATCATAAATACAAAGGACAAAATTTATCAGTTAATGTTTATAACTGGGGCGAGTATATATCAGATGGTTCAGACGGATCATTAGATGTAAACAAATTATTTGAAGAACTTACAGGAGTAAAAGTTAACTATTCAACTTTTGCTTCTAATGAAGAGATGTATGTTAAATTAAAAGTTGGTGGTATTCAATATGATGTTATAATTCCTTCTGATTATATGATAGAAAGACTTATAAAAGAAAATTTGGTAAGAAAATTGAATTTTAAAAATATACCTGCTCATACAAATATAGCAAACAGATTTAAAAATTTACCTTTCGATCCTACAGGTGAATATTCTTTAGCTTATACTTGGGGAGTAACAGGAATAATTTATAATAAAAGTTTAGTAACTGAAAGTGAAGATATGATAGATTGGAAAATACTTTTTGATAAAAAATATCAAGGTCAGATACTTATGTACTATAACCCTAGAGATGCTTTCGGAATAGCTCAGGCATATTTAGGATATTCTTTAAATACTACTAATGAATCAGAACTTAGAGAATGTGCTAAACTTTTAAAAACTCAAAAACCTTTGGTACAGTCTTATGTAATGGATGAGATGTATGATAAGATGGAAGCTGGAGAGGCTGCTATAGGTGTTTATTATGCAGGTGATTCTTTAACTATGATAGATAATAATCCTGATTTAAATTTTGTTATTCCTAAAAAAGGTGCTAATTTATTTGTAGATTCTATATGTATACCTGCTTCTTCAGGTGCTCCTGAATTAGCTGAGATGTATATCAATTTCTTATCTGAGCCTGAAATAGCATTAGCTAATATAGAGTTTATAAATTATGCTTCTCCAAATGACGGAGCTATCGCTATAATGAGTGATGAAACTAGAAATAATAGAATAATATATCCTGATCAAACTACTTTGGATAACTGCGAAGTTTATATAACTTTACCTGATGAAACTAATATCTTAATGGAAGATTTATGGAATGAAATACTTTCTAATGACAATACATATAAAGGCTGGGTAATACCTGTTGCTTTAGGTGTTATAGTTTTACTTTGTGTTGTTATTATAGTATTGAAAAAAATGAAAAGAAGAGAAAACTAA
- a CDS encoding ABC transporter permease: MKTKIPAIPYLIWTLVFVLVPLFLVIYFAFTNQRGDFTLNNFANVTGFTPVIVRSVILAFVATLICLILAYPLSYYISRQEKTVQHALIMLVMLPMWMNFLLRTYAWMTILENNGLINKMLMFMGISPVKLINTQAAVLIGMVYNYLPFMILPLYSVMTKIHQSLIEASQDLGADSFNVFSKVIFPLSLPGMAAGVTMVFVAAVSTFVISRMLGGGSNILIGDLIEMQFLGMSYNPNLGSAISLVLIVISLCAIMLMQQIDDEDEDVKGMFL, from the coding sequence ATGAAAACAAAAATACCAGCAATACCTTATTTAATTTGGACATTAGTTTTTGTATTAGTACCGCTTTTTTTAGTTATATATTTTGCTTTTACAAATCAAAGAGGAGATTTCACTCTAAACAATTTTGCAAATGTTACAGGATTTACACCTGTTATAGTTCGTTCTGTGATACTTGCTTTTGTTGCTACTTTAATATGTTTGATACTTGCTTATCCTTTATCATATTATATATCAAGACAGGAGAAAACAGTTCAGCATGCTTTAATAATGCTTGTAATGCTTCCTATGTGGATGAACTTTCTTCTTAGAACTTATGCTTGGATGACAATATTAGAAAATAATGGTCTTATAAATAAAATGCTTATGTTTATGGGGATTTCCCCTGTAAAACTTATAAATACTCAAGCAGCTGTATTAATAGGAATGGTTTATAATTATCTTCCTTTTATGATACTACCGCTTTACTCTGTTATGACTAAAATACATCAGAGTTTAATAGAGGCTTCTCAGGATTTAGGTGCTGATTCTTTCAATGTATTCAGCAAGGTAATATTTCCATTGAGTTTACCAGGAATGGCCGCAGGAGTTACAATGGTATTTGTAGCTGCTGTAAGTACATTTGTAATTTCGCGTATGCTTGGAGGAGGCTCTAATATACTTATAGGCGATTTGATAGAGATGCAGTTTTTAGGCATGTCTTATAATCCTAATTTGGGTTCGGCTATAAGTTTGGTGTTAATCGTAATATCTTTATGTGCTATTATGCTTATGCAGCAGATAGATGATGAAGATGAAGATGTTAAGGGTATGTTTTTATAA
- a CDS encoding ABC transporter ATP-binding protein translates to MSDNIIVSLKNINVSYDENSILENLNLDIKDKEFLTLLGPSGCGKTTILRTIAGFIKPNSGEVLFDGKVINDTPAYKREVNTVFQRYALFPHLNVFENIAFGLNLKKVPKSEIKDRVHQMLKMVNLENYGNRNIARLSGGQQQRVAIARALINKPRVLLLDEPLGALDLKLRKEMQIELKKIQQSLEITFVYVTHDQEEALTMSDTVAVMKDGEILQIGTPEDIYNEPKNAFIADFIGESNIIDGIMHDDYVVEFAGYIFDCVDKGFEKLEKVDVVIRPEDIIVVPPENANISGLVESAIFKGVHFEMVLDAHGYKWIIHSTEKWEAGTEIGIDIAKENIHIMKKTVEEVII, encoded by the coding sequence ATGAGCGATAATATTATCGTGTCTTTAAAAAATATCAATGTTTCTTATGATGAAAATTCTATACTAGAAAATCTTAATCTTGACATCAAAGATAAAGAATTTTTAACTCTTTTAGGACCATCAGGCTGCGGTAAAACAACTATACTTAGAACTATAGCAGGTTTCATAAAGCCTAATTCCGGAGAAGTGCTTTTTGACGGAAAAGTTATTAATGATACTCCGGCTTATAAAAGAGAAGTAAATACTGTATTTCAAAGATATGCATTGTTTCCGCATTTAAATGTTTTTGAAAATATTGCATTCGGGCTTAATCTTAAAAAAGTTCCTAAATCAGAGATTAAAGATAGAGTTCATCAAATGCTTAAAATGGTGAACTTAGAAAATTACGGAAACAGAAATATTGCTAGACTTTCAGGAGGTCAGCAGCAGAGGGTAGCTATTGCAAGGGCACTTATCAATAAACCTAGAGTGCTGCTTCTTGATGAGCCTTTGGGAGCATTAGATTTAAAACTTAGAAAAGAAATGCAAATAGAATTAAAGAAAATTCAGCAGTCATTAGAAATTACTTTTGTTTATGTTACTCATGACCAAGAGGAAGCATTAACTATGAGCGATACTGTAGCAGTAATGAAGGACGGTGAAATACTTCAGATAGGCACTCCTGAAGATATATACAATGAACCTAAGAATGCATTTATAGCCGACTTTATAGGCGAGAGTAATATTATAGACGGCATTATGCATGATGATTATGTTGTAGAGTTTGCCGGTTATATATTCGACTGTGTGGATAAAGGATTTGAAAAGCTAGAGAAAGTTGATGTTGTTATACGTCCTGAAGATATAATAGTTGTGCCACCTGAAAATGCTAATATATCCGGATTGGTTGAATCTGCTATATTTAAAGGTGTGCATTTTGAGATGGTGCTTGATGCCCATGGATACAAATGGATAATACATTCTACAGAAAAATGGGAAGCAGGTACTGAAATAGGAATAGATATTGCCAAAGAAAATATACATATTATGAAAAAAACTGTAGAAGAGGTGATAATATGA
- a CDS encoding ABC transporter permease — protein MIKKILSGSYIAFIFLFLYAPIAILIFFSFNKARGRGVFTGFTLNWYKELFSNDLILHSFFNTIIVAAVSSIFATILGTMAAIGINSFNKKMKSAVMGITYISIINPEIVTGISLMLLFVIMKLKFGFTTLILAHITFNVPYVILNVLPKLRQQDNSLYEAALDLGCTPSMAFWKVVIPDILPGILAGFLMALTYSLDDFVVSYFTTGITSQTLPITIYSMTRKRVSPEINAISTVIFIVVLVSLVVMNLKEIKKEKYLMQLKRKINKH, from the coding sequence ATGATAAAGAAAATATTATCAGGAAGTTATATTGCTTTTATATTTTTATTTTTATATGCTCCTATAGCAATACTAATTTTTTTCTCTTTCAATAAAGCAAGAGGAAGAGGAGTATTTACTGGTTTTACATTAAATTGGTATAAAGAATTATTTTCTAATGATTTGATACTGCATTCATTTTTTAATACAATAATAGTTGCAGCAGTATCTTCTATATTCGCTACTATACTTGGTACAATGGCTGCTATTGGAATAAACAGTTTTAATAAAAAAATGAAAAGTGCTGTTATGGGTATTACTTATATATCTATAATAAATCCTGAAATAGTGACTGGTATATCTTTAATGCTTTTATTCGTTATAATGAAGCTTAAATTCGGATTTACTACTTTGATTTTAGCACATATCACTTTCAATGTACCTTATGTTATATTGAATGTGCTTCCTAAATTAAGACAGCAGGATAATAGTTTATATGAGGCAGCATTGGATTTAGGCTGTACTCCTTCAATGGCTTTTTGGAAGGTTGTTATACCGGATATACTTCCCGGAATACTTGCAGGTTTTCTAATGGCATTAACTTATTCATTAGATGACTTTGTTGTGAGCTATTTTACTACTGGTATTACTTCTCAGACTTTGCCTATTACTATATATTCTATGACTAGAAAGAGAGTAAGCCCAGAGATTAATGCTATATCTACTGTTATATTTATAGTTGTGCTTGTGAGTCTTGTTGTTATGAATTTAAAAGAGATTAAAAAAGAAAAATATTTGATGCAGTTAAAAAGAAAAATAAATAAACATTAA
- a CDS encoding permease prefix domain 1-containing protein, translating into MNINEFYKNIKKKYPNTKEVLEQLDEIKDMLNSKVQHYVKNGMKYEEACSKSIDELGNIDEVFEDISKDAKIVHNLYIKILTALISSFSTALLAFIVGLIVNNLSFFNETTKIGYKLTMPYFYLVLFIYIVIYSFWNFSDNIKPKIRKYSYDIYKINLKNSIIAVIIYSVIMIIVNIITYQYNNYLWFIWAFNGILNWTISIIADYHLFRSRIFEYTEKF; encoded by the coding sequence ATGAATATTAATGAGTTTTATAAAAATATTAAAAAGAAATACCCTAATACTAAAGAAGTTCTTGAGCAATTAGATGAAATAAAAGATATGTTAAATTCCAAAGTTCAGCATTATGTAAAAAATGGAATGAAATATGAAGAAGCATGCAGTAAATCTATAGATGAGCTTGGAAATATTGATGAAGTTTTTGAAGATATAAGCAAAGATGCAAAAATTGTTCATAATTTATATATAAAAATATTAACAGCTTTAATATCATCTTTTTCTACAGCTCTTTTAGCTTTTATTGTTGGTTTGATTGTAAATAATTTAAGTTTTTTTAATGAAACTACTAAAATAGGTTATAAACTTACTATGCCTTATTTTTATTTGGTATTATTTATTTATATAGTGATTTATTCTTTTTGGAATTTCTCTGATAATATAAAACCCAAAATAAGAAAGTACAGTTATGATATATATAAAATTAATTTAAAAAATTCTATTATTGCTGTTATAATTTATTCTGTGATAATGATTATTGTAAATATCATTACATATCAATATAATAATTATTTATGGTTTATTTGGGCTTTCAATGGAATATTGAATTGGACTATTTCTATAATTGCAGATTATCATTTATTTAGAAGCAGAATATTTGAATATACTGAAAAGTTTTAA
- a CDS encoding ABC transporter permease, with protein MNIIKLAFDNLWYNKTRTILNMILIIVSFVSLMMISGYNNFTKEGIIISVNTSGGSVVIADKSYWDTKSEKINMLNNNDFEAIYKKLDTINEINDYQKKLDISGLVGNESKSKFFSGYAYEKSSKIMSSVSLKAGTPIFDDDIDTMVLGKDLGEFFNINYDDTPYLNLMTDFGDGINLGSLMAVGSISLNNSASDAITLYCPLNAMYEVFGLEYGNAHNLLVYLKDYKKATEIKNSLNKYFNENNLNYEAKDWKDLNAFLLSVIDMNTNNYLIALLILSILVFVSVMQMLTTNFLERLNEFGTMRALGINIKNVTLLLFLEIIIMAVLSSVISIIISYGASGILNASNFVMKFPGATDGYALSLLLTFKDTVLIFAWVLSVSILAGIYPIIKVIRMPIIEVIKYV; from the coding sequence ATGAATATAATAAAATTAGCATTCGATAATCTTTGGTATAATAAAACCAGAACAATTTTAAATATGATACTTATTATAGTGTCTTTCGTATCTCTTATGATGATAAGCGGATATAATAACTTCACAAAAGAAGGTATTATTATAAGTGTTAATACAAGCGGAGGCTCTGTTGTAATAGCTGATAAATCTTATTGGGATACAAAAAGCGAAAAAATCAATATGCTTAATAATAATGATTTTGAAGCAATTTATAAAAAACTTGACACTATAAATGAAATTAATGATTATCAGAAAAAACTCGATATAAGCGGACTTGTAGGTAATGAAAGTAAAAGTAAATTCTTTTCAGGTTATGCTTATGAGAAATCATCAAAAATAATGTCATCAGTTTCTTTAAAGGCAGGAACTCCTATATTTGATGATGATATTGATACTATGGTTTTGGGCAAAGATTTGGGAGAGTTTTTTAATATTAATTATGATGATACGCCTTATTTAAATTTGATGACAGATTTCGGAGATGGTATAAATCTAGGTTCTTTAATGGCGGTAGGTTCAATATCTTTGAATAATAGTGCTTCTGATGCTATTACTCTTTACTGTCCTCTTAATGCTATGTATGAGGTTTTTGGTCTTGAATATGGTAATGCTCATAATTTACTCGTATATTTAAAAGATTATAAAAAGGCTACTGAAATAAAAAATAGTCTTAATAAATATTTTAATGAAAACAATTTAAATTATGAAGCTAAAGATTGGAAGGATTTGAATGCATTTTTACTTTCTGTTATTGATATGAATACTAATAATTATTTAATAGCATTATTAATATTAAGTATATTAGTATTTGTTTCAGTTATGCAAATGCTTACAACAAATTTTTTAGAGCGTTTGAATGAATTCGGTACTATGCGTGCATTAGGAATAAATATAAAAAATGTAACTTTACTTTTATTTTTGGAAATTATTATAATGGCTGTATTGAGTTCTGTTATTTCAATAATTATTTCTTATGGTGCTTCAGGTATACTTAATGCTTCAAATTTTGTAATGAAATTTCCGGGTGCTACAGATGGTTATGCTTTAAGTTTATTACTAACATTTAAAGATACTGTTTTAATATTTGCATGGGTATTATCTGTTTCTATACTAGCAGGGATCTATCCAATAATAAAGGTTATTAGAATGCCTATAATAGAGGTGATAAAGTATGTGTAA
- a CDS encoding PadR family transcriptional regulator, translating into MYIESDIIRGHIDAVVLHFLKDNDSYGYELSKLITDKTNGEYEINGQTLYSAIRRLEGKKLIESYWGDESQGGRRKYYKITEEGKKFLQEEREIWLFTKKIIDKLLDIE; encoded by the coding sequence ATGTATATAGAAAGCGATATAATACGAGGTCATATTGATGCTGTTGTTCTGCATTTTTTGAAAGATAATGATTCTTACGGTTATGAACTTTCTAAATTAATTACTGATAAAACTAATGGAGAATATGAGATTAATGGTCAGACTTTATACAGTGCTATAAGAAGACTTGAAGGAAAAAAGCTAATAGAAAGTTATTGGGGTGATGAAAGTCAGGGCGGAAGAAGAAAATATTATAAAATTACTGAAGAAGGTAAAAAGTTTTTGCAGGAAGAAAGAGAAATATGGCTATTCACTAAAAAGATAATAGATAAACTTCTTGATATTGAATAG